The nucleotide window TGCCTATTCGAAGAGCTCACGAACAATCCCGCACTGGCGAAGGTGCCCGAGCTCCAAGCTGCACTCGCACGTTTCGACACCGACGATGGGGACGGGGTCACCCTGGACTTCCGTGCCGGTGTCCTGTTCGCAGTCCGGCTGCTCACCGATCCGGACTTCGACTACTGATCGGCCCAACCTCCCAGCGCACCGCTTGCGCCCAGTATTGCGGGGCAACGGGATTCAGCCGCTTACAGTTCTGGCCTCGGCAGTGCCGTTCACGTACTGCCGAGGGAGTTCGGTGCCGTTAAGGATCGTGCTGGCGCGCCTTGTTCAGCGCGTAGATGGTCACCACGAACGCACCGACGATGAGCGCCAGGATCGGCAGCTGTACCAGCAGCATCACCCACGGCCCGCCCGCCTCGATAGCGTGCGCGATCAGCATTTCCATGCTCGTTGTTCTCCTTCAACGACAAAAACCCCCCGCCAGTGGCGGGAGGCTTACAAACAGGGTGCAGACACAAAAAAACCCCAGCTGAATCAGCTGGGGTAGATCTCGGGATATAGGTGTGCCCGTTGGGGTGAGAGCTTAATCATCCAGGTATCCGCCGTCAATACCCGAAATACGCAGGTAGGGAAAAGATCTCGGCGATGGCGTTCAGCAAGGTGGCTAGGGCATTTTCAGCAACGCAGGCAATCCGATAGCTACCCACCACTCGGGTCGGTAGCAAACCGGATTGCCATGGATCCGGAGTCGCCGCGGAGACCGGACGCGGATTCGCTCGAAAAAAGTTCGTGGGGTCTCTGCCGGGCACTGCCATAGAAAGTCGCGTAAGACCCGGGATGAGGGTTGGAACCTCACCTGGCCACGCCCGCACGCGGCGCGCAGGGCGGGACGTGGATCCTCGCGCGTGACTTGGAGATTTTTATGCAAAATGGGGATGAGCCGGTCACTTTCGGGCCGGCCCTGGGGTTCGCTACCGACGCTGAGCTCGTCGTCGAGCTGAGGATGCGGGGCTTCGCGGGTCCGTTGTGCGAGGCGTTCGAGCGCCAGCTCTGGCTCTACGGGTGGCGGGTTCTGCGCGGCATGGTGCGCGATCGCAGCATCCTGCGGGTGCACACCGCGCTCCCCCAGATGTATATCGGTCTCGATGACTCGCGCGCGCTGCACGACGGCGCCGACCACCGCAACGATCTGGTCGTCGACACCCTCGCTCTGGCAGTGCCTTTCATGATCGACCAGCTGCGCAAGGGCAAGTGGCAGCCGAGCAAGTCCCGCAGCACCGACCCCAAGCTCGGCACCTACTTCATCACCGCATGCGCGATGAAGTTCCGCGACGCCTACCGCGCATGGCACAGCACGCGACTCAAGCAGATCAAGGACGTGCTGCATGAGCCGGGTTATCAGGAGGCGATCATCAAGGTACGCGTGCCTGGGGTCGATGCCGTTGTCGTAGACCGCTTTCGGCTGCGCCTGATCCTGAAGGTCGCCACCCTCGAGGAACGGGTCATCATCGCCGGGCTGCTCGCGGACAAGACCCACGCCGAGATCGCCGACGAACTCGGCATCGGCACACGCGCTATCGAAGCGCGCCTATACCGGCTGCGCCAGAGCGTCTGGGAAGACCTCGGCGCCGCGCCCGTCGGCCACGGGCGCAAGCGCAAGACCAAGCAGACCGCCCGCGTCTCGAAGAGCCACCGATGAGCCTGACCGAACCCCCGCAACCAGTGCCGGGTCCCGAATCCCACACCGGTACCGGCCCCGGCGATTCCGGGACGCGGCCTATCCCTGCGGCATCGCGATCGGATCCAGTGGGATCCGGGCGAGGACGCAACCGCGCCCGCCCGGTGCCGAAGAGCCTGCGGGCAGGCAACGCACCCCAGGACGGGTGGGATCTGTTCGAGCGGCAGATGGTCTGGATCACCGGCAACACCGTGGTCCTGCTCCGGACGATCGCATTGCTGTTCGCCGTGATCGTCGCGGTGGCCCTGATCGGTGCCGGGGCCACGGTGGCCATGCGGGTGTTGGGCGTATCGCCGGCGTGGAGCGTAGTCGCCACTGGTGGCAGCGTCGTGGGAACCAGCTGGGTCAGGGGAAGGATCTCCGGCCGCAGTGCCCGCGAAATCCCTACCGCCGAGGGCGATCCGAAGGAGCCGGATGCCGACGGCCCGACCGCGATCCAGTGACCCTGTCCCAGCCCCAGCCCGCGAATGCGGTGGCCATCACCACGGTCACCGCGACCAACGCGTACGCGCCCGCACTGGAGGGCGCGACCA belongs to Nocardia sp. NBC_01503 and includes:
- a CDS encoding RNA polymerase sigma factor, with the translated sequence MEPHLATPARGAQGGTWILARDLEIFMQNGDEPVTFGPALGFATDAELVVELRMRGFAGPLCEAFERQLWLYGWRVLRGMVRDRSILRVHTALPQMYIGLDDSRALHDGADHRNDLVVDTLALAVPFMIDQLRKGKWQPSKSRSTDPKLGTYFITACAMKFRDAYRAWHSTRLKQIKDVLHEPGYQEAIIKVRVPGVDAVVVDRFRLRLILKVATLEERVIIAGLLADKTHAEIADELGIGTRAIEARLYRLRQSVWEDLGAAPVGHGRKRKTKQTARVSKSHR